A genome region from Chryseobacterium sp. G0186 includes the following:
- a CDS encoding 1-aminocyclopropane-1-carboxylate deaminase/D-cysteine desulfhydrase: MLLKFPTEPVPIQEIPIHKNVRLFIKREDLIHPQISGNKYWKLFYNINHYLENNPERPYVITFGGAFSNHIAAVSAAGSLAGIPTLGIIRGEELQNKWRDNPTLLFAKRNGMNLKFVTREEYRHKEKLTEFLHHEFPEALIVPEGGTNEEAVAGVKMMLNEQTKDFDYLCTAVGTGGTIAGISKFCEDNQKVIGCKVVDDASLENKIFELTLKQNFNLIDSCFGGYGKISDENIRFINDFKEKYDIPLEPIYTGKMMQKIFELIEEDFFPENSRILCFHTGGLQGIEGANLLLEKQNRNLII, encoded by the coding sequence ATGCTATTAAAATTCCCAACAGAACCGGTTCCGATTCAGGAAATTCCAATCCATAAAAATGTAAGGCTTTTCATTAAAAGAGAAGATCTGATTCATCCGCAGATTTCAGGCAATAAATACTGGAAACTGTTTTACAATATCAATCATTATCTGGAAAACAATCCGGAAAGACCTTATGTTATTACTTTTGGGGGTGCATTTTCCAATCACATTGCAGCCGTTTCTGCAGCAGGTAGTTTAGCAGGCATTCCAACGCTGGGAATTATACGCGGAGAAGAATTACAGAATAAATGGCGGGATAACCCAACATTGCTTTTCGCTAAAAGAAACGGAATGAACCTGAAATTTGTCACCCGTGAAGAATACCGTCATAAGGAAAAACTCACTGAATTCCTGCATCACGAGTTTCCGGAGGCACTCATTGTTCCCGAGGGAGGAACCAATGAAGAGGCTGTAGCAGGGGTGAAAATGATGCTCAATGAGCAAACAAAAGATTTTGACTATCTTTGCACCGCAGTTGGAACTGGAGGAACCATTGCCGGAATTTCAAAATTTTGTGAAGACAATCAGAAAGTTATAGGATGTAAGGTTGTTGATGATGCTTCACTTGAAAATAAAATATTTGAATTAACTTTGAAGCAGAATTTTAATCTAATAGATTCATGTTTTGGAGGTTATGGTAAAATAAGTGATGAAAATATCCGTTTTATCAATGATTTCAAGGAGAAATACGATATACCTCTGGAACCGATTTATACAGGAAAGATGATGCAGAAGATTTTTGAACTGATTGAAGAAGATTTTTTTCCTGAAAACAGCAGAATTTTGTGCTTTCATACAGGTGGATTGCAGGGAATTGAGGGAGCAAATCTGCTTTTAGAAAAACAGAATAGAAATTTAATTATATAA
- a CDS encoding DUF5522 domain-containing protein: MAHYDIKEGEDFYYNEQGYKVFTEKFHLKRGHCCKSGCRHCPYGYDKKTDTFIKSDKKNK; the protein is encoded by the coding sequence ATGGCCCATTATGACATCAAAGAAGGTGAAGACTTCTACTATAATGAACAGGGATACAAGGTTTTTACAGAAAAATTTCATCTAAAAAGAGGACATTGCTGTAAAAGCGGCTGCAGACACTGTCCTTACGGGTACGATAAAAAGACTGATACATTCATTAAAAGTGATAAAAAAAATAAATAA
- a CDS encoding DUF4136 domain-containing protein, whose protein sequence is MKKYIFILLASATLGLTSCSPFQVRSDYAETANFNSYKTYKIRIDDLKLNDIDKDRVLNELSRQLQSKGLQSGENPDLIVNVKANHKKVTDINSSSPYGMWGWGGPFGWGVGMNRTWTTNYNEGALIVDLIDSKSNKLVWQGIGSGISVDSPKSKQRQIPEILAEIMKNYPPQRK, encoded by the coding sequence ATGAAAAAATATATTTTTATCTTGTTGGCATCTGCTACATTAGGTTTAACTTCTTGTAGCCCTTTTCAGGTACGTTCGGATTATGCTGAAACAGCCAATTTCAATTCTTACAAAACTTATAAGATAAGAATTGATGATTTAAAATTGAATGATATTGATAAAGACAGAGTCTTGAATGAACTTTCAAGACAACTTCAAAGCAAGGGACTTCAGTCTGGAGAGAATCCGGATTTGATCGTCAATGTAAAAGCTAATCATAAAAAAGTAACCGACATAAACAGCTCATCTCCTTACGGAATGTGGGGCTGGGGCGGACCATTTGGTTGGGGCGTTGGAATGAACAGAACATGGACCACTAATTATAATGAAGGAGCTCTTATTGTAGACCTTATCGATTCCAAAAGTAATAAATTGGTTTGGCAAGGTATCGGAAGTGGAATTTCTGTAGATTCTCCAAAATCTAAACAAAGACAGATTCCTGAAATTTTGGCTGAGATTATGAAAAATTATCCGCCACAAAGAAAATAG
- a CDS encoding endonuclease, translating into MKKIILFSVFAGLANAQAPAGYYNSANGLSGAPLKTALSSIISNGHMDKGYGGLWTGYKTTDIDKDYENDGSILDIYSEKPTGTDPYKYTPGSNQCGTYSTEGNCYNREHIVPQSLFNQSAPMVSDIHFIRATDGKVNGMRSNYPFGKVGSATFTSQNGSKLGNSASSGYSGTVFEPIDEFKGDVARMIFYFVTRYQSKLSSFSSGNMLGSSAFPGLQTWELNVLLAWHNQDPVSQAEIKRNNASYSYQGNRNPFIDNPSYVNLIWGSQQPTGDTQAPTTATGLNVSGKTANSISLAWNASTDNVAVTGYDVYMNGSLKTTANSTSATISGLSASTSYSFYVVAKDAAGNASSNSATVSGTTNSGGTTIPTTDCVNENFESIPAASSTYTSKTWSNNGVSWTATDSRTDQTINNKAITVRNGSLTSSSASNGGIGSLTVTTQMKFSGSNGTFDVKVNGTSVGSIPYSTTATTTTINNINITGNVTVSLVNSSASNRVAIDDLKWTCYSGAAGRQAQSIAPSYKISPNPVTNQEIFVSGDVQNIKKAEIYTLQGKVLQTINSPFKNGNSIKTRNLGQGVYILKLDGSTIQFLVK; encoded by the coding sequence ATGAAAAAAATCATCTTATTCTCTGTATTTGCGGGGCTTGCCAATGCCCAGGCACCTGCAGGATACTACAACTCGGCTAACGGACTGAGCGGTGCACCACTGAAAACAGCACTGAGCAGTATCATCAGTAATGGTCATATGGATAAAGGCTATGGCGGACTATGGACAGGCTATAAAACTACAGATATTGATAAGGACTATGAAAATGACGGTTCTATCCTTGATATTTATTCTGAAAAACCTACAGGTACTGATCCTTACAAATATACTCCGGGATCGAACCAATGCGGAACTTATTCTACAGAGGGAAATTGCTATAACAGGGAACACATTGTTCCTCAAAGTCTTTTTAACCAGTCTGCGCCGATGGTTTCTGATATTCACTTCATCAGAGCTACGGACGGAAAGGTAAACGGAATGAGAAGTAATTACCCATTCGGGAAGGTGGGAAGTGCTACTTTTACCTCTCAAAACGGATCAAAGCTGGGTAATTCTGCATCTTCAGGATATTCGGGAACGGTTTTCGAGCCTATTGATGAATTTAAGGGAGATGTGGCACGTATGATCTTTTATTTTGTAACGCGTTATCAGAGTAAGCTTTCTTCTTTTTCTTCAGGAAATATGCTGGGAAGTTCAGCTTTTCCGGGGCTTCAAACCTGGGAGCTGAATGTTCTTCTGGCATGGCATAATCAGGATCCGGTTTCACAGGCTGAGATTAAAAGAAATAATGCTTCTTACAGCTACCAAGGGAACAGAAACCCTTTTATTGATAATCCAAGCTATGTAAACCTGATCTGGGGTTCTCAGCAGCCAACCGGTGATACACAGGCTCCAACAACGGCTACAGGCTTAAATGTTTCCGGAAAAACGGCTAACAGTATTTCTCTTGCCTGGAATGCTTCTACAGATAACGTAGCAGTAACCGGATATGATGTTTACATGAACGGAAGCCTGAAGACCACTGCCAACTCCACCTCAGCTACCATTTCAGGACTGAGCGCCTCAACTTCTTACAGTTTTTATGTGGTTGCCAAGGATGCTGCAGGAAATGCTTCGTCTAATAGCGCTACCGTTTCCGGAACAACGAATTCGGGAGGTACTACAATTCCAACGACAGACTGTGTAAATGAAAATTTTGAATCAATTCCGGCTGCCAGCTCTACTTATACTTCTAAAACATGGAGCAATAATGGCGTTTCCTGGACGGCTACGGATTCAAGAACAGACCAAACGATCAATAACAAAGCCATTACGGTAAGAAACGGTTCTTTAACGTCTAGCAGTGCATCTAATGGTGGTATTGGTTCTTTAACGGTAACTACACAAATGAAGTTTTCAGGAAGCAACGGGACTTTTGATGTGAAGGTAAACGGAACAAGTGTAGGAAGTATTCCTTATAGTACAACTGCTACTACAACAACAATTAACAATATTAACATTACAGGAAATGTAACGGTAAGTTTGGTGAATAGTTCTGCAAGCAACAGAGTGGCTATTGATGATCTTAAATGGACGTGTTATTCTGGTGCTGCGGGAAGACAGGCGCAAAGCATTGCTCCAAGCTATAAGATCTCTCCCAATCCGGTTACCAACCAGGAAATCTTTGTAAGTGGAGATGTTCAGAATATCAAGAAAGCTGAAATCTACACCTTACAAGGCAAAGTTCTTCAGACGATTAACAGTCCTTTTAAAAATGGAAATTCAATCAAGACCAGAAATCTTGGTCAGGGAGTTTATATTTTGAAACTGGATGGTTCTACGATTCAGTTTTTGGTAAAATAA
- a CDS encoding OmpA family protein, with protein sequence MAKGVKSIKFSGPHYPDMTVVGKRVTLKANQYLRFEVDQWLPGTTEEDKKKPVVWMCQTTDRQSIISQAASPAGYRFVIANKYCGSYHYYIEASLSGKRDRKNNSGLYVKGWCEPKITGSRWSKQRGGEDARKSYDFSYGHIIHLFLATEGLNGDKVIVDVYKVVEGGGGLKDDKLIFTYTDVEVIDGQVNLKMGNTYQWYTKIGKPKEKEEFYVRVKTASGVEVSDGKDKVHARFLRILNRVVSKGIESSTNNTPTKVGLPDKNTKNVHNCTFKQISVDDNGENFVVFKEGTTKLKKITSETQLVTSRIHFAFDRSEIRSTEREVLQSILDFLLYNQHLDMTLSGHADDRGTLDYNQGLSERRAQAVKDFFVKGGLIKDRIKTRGYGEVNPAVSGKTEEAYKKNRRVEIDFSYLEYNQAAIIYETIGPDAKKMKEITVNVRDRENKGCFRKEKHDKTTIYINETGGKDLRPKKGDKVKQVVFSQQAEFPKNYVLMLAKYLNPFSTIDYKFAFYINSCAYYASKKNATLEVRVYPDIIWIGHFQYNGEEKVMPYYFHEKNFTLEQGISDVLNELKNTTFYKIYRLFPANFIMEHTLLKYIESQAKSYFYGIHTIHNRTVEKSGQELSLVGTQTNIIKQTDYTRFAAAAVIYGFVVIGILVELLMIYLTRGRNIATKLQKFAKMARKAEAVLKRMEDAGVELIPPAIAINAGMYYQKQKDGRLGVVYEANIKADPLIALNFKKEFDLLQLITKTIQDIKGAMYPKDKAVKKKLDLNKENNNSIAEYFKNKGVPEIKGTIEVRGDIMFEHNVKYSLLTNTYSITDKLKNGIFTAKDEVLLKEQIKFTATVLGSYKYEFEFDPLQTSIQGKLNITIQGSCGSRLKYGVDNKGGKGFFVKKILYCSGIEGTYLGELKIKNRFTDIFDTSTNKGKPAPFTLIEPFEMPMYEIQLFKP encoded by the coding sequence ATGGCAAAAGGAGTTAAATCAATAAAATTTAGTGGACCTCACTATCCTGATATGACAGTGGTTGGGAAGAGAGTAACCTTAAAGGCTAATCAGTATCTGCGTTTTGAGGTAGATCAATGGCTGCCGGGAACTACTGAGGAAGATAAAAAGAAACCGGTGGTTTGGATGTGTCAGACTACAGACAGACAATCCATTATCAGCCAGGCAGCATCTCCGGCTGGATATAGATTTGTGATTGCTAACAAATATTGCGGAAGCTATCATTATTATATAGAAGCCAGTCTTTCAGGGAAAAGAGATCGTAAAAATAATTCAGGACTGTACGTAAAGGGCTGGTGTGAACCTAAAATTACAGGCAGCAGATGGAGCAAGCAGAGAGGAGGTGAAGATGCAAGAAAATCCTATGACTTTTCTTATGGACACATCATTCATCTTTTTTTGGCAACAGAGGGCCTGAATGGAGATAAGGTGATTGTAGATGTTTATAAGGTGGTAGAAGGAGGAGGAGGTCTTAAGGACGATAAACTGATCTTTACCTATACTGATGTAGAAGTCATTGATGGACAGGTGAATCTTAAAATGGGAAACACTTATCAATGGTATACTAAAATTGGTAAGCCTAAAGAGAAAGAAGAATTCTATGTGAGAGTAAAAACTGCTTCAGGAGTTGAAGTAAGTGATGGTAAAGATAAAGTACATGCCCGTTTTCTAAGAATTCTGAACAGAGTGGTAAGCAAGGGGATAGAAAGTTCTACCAATAATACTCCAACTAAAGTAGGCTTACCCGATAAAAATACAAAGAATGTACATAATTGTACATTTAAACAAATTAGTGTAGATGATAATGGTGAAAATTTTGTGGTTTTTAAAGAGGGAACTACGAAATTAAAAAAAATAACATCCGAAACCCAGCTGGTGACCAGCAGAATTCATTTTGCTTTTGATAGATCAGAAATACGTTCCACTGAAAGAGAAGTTTTACAATCTATATTAGACTTTCTGTTATACAATCAACATCTGGATATGACTCTTTCCGGGCATGCAGATGATAGAGGTACCCTGGATTATAATCAGGGCCTTTCCGAAAGAAGAGCACAGGCAGTAAAAGATTTTTTTGTAAAAGGAGGACTTATTAAAGACAGAATAAAGACGAGAGGATATGGTGAGGTGAACCCTGCCGTATCAGGCAAAACCGAAGAAGCCTACAAAAAAAACCGAAGAGTAGAAATTGATTTCAGCTATTTAGAGTATAATCAGGCTGCAATAATCTATGAAACCATTGGTCCGGATGCCAAGAAGATGAAGGAAATTACGGTAAACGTCCGGGATCGTGAAAATAAAGGATGCTTCAGAAAAGAAAAGCATGATAAAACGACGATCTATATCAATGAAACAGGAGGTAAAGATTTACGGCCTAAGAAAGGAGATAAGGTAAAACAGGTAGTTTTCTCGCAACAGGCTGAGTTTCCTAAAAACTATGTATTAATGTTGGCCAAATATCTCAATCCTTTTTCAACGATTGATTATAAATTTGCCTTTTACATTAATAGCTGTGCGTATTATGCCAGTAAGAAGAATGCTACCCTGGAAGTAAGAGTATATCCGGATATCATCTGGATTGGTCATTTTCAGTATAATGGTGAAGAAAAAGTAATGCCTTACTATTTCCATGAGAAAAATTTCACTCTGGAACAGGGAATTTCTGATGTCCTTAATGAATTAAAAAATACAACATTTTATAAAATATACAGATTGTTCCCTGCCAACTTTATCATGGAGCATACCCTGTTGAAATATATCGAAAGCCAGGCAAAAAGTTATTTCTATGGAATTCATACCATTCATAATCGTACCGTAGAGAAGTCCGGTCAGGAGCTTTCCCTTGTCGGTACCCAGACAAACATTATTAAGCAGACCGACTATACGAGATTTGCAGCAGCGGCAGTTATTTATGGTTTTGTAGTTATAGGGATTCTTGTAGAACTTTTAATGATCTATCTCACAAGAGGTCGAAATATTGCTACTAAACTTCAGAAATTTGCTAAAATGGCCAGAAAAGCAGAAGCTGTTCTGAAAAGGATGGAAGATGCGGGAGTAGAGCTTATTCCACCGGCAATAGCGATCAATGCAGGAATGTATTATCAAAAGCAAAAAGACGGTCGATTAGGAGTCGTTTATGAAGCAAATATAAAAGCAGATCCTTTAATTGCATTGAATTTCAAAAAAGAATTTGATCTCTTACAGCTGATAACGAAAACAATACAGGATATAAAAGGGGCCATGTATCCTAAAGATAAGGCGGTAAAAAAGAAATTAGATCTCAATAAAGAGAATAACAACAGTATTGCAGAATATTTCAAAAACAAAGGAGTACCTGAGATAAAAGGAACTATAGAGGTGAGAGGAGATATAATGTTTGAACATAACGTAAAATACAGCCTTCTTACCAATACATACTCCATAACTGATAAGTTAAAGAATGGTATTTTTACGGCAAAAGATGAAGTCCTTCTTAAAGAACAGATCAAATTCACAGCAACTGTATTAGGCTCATATAAATATGAATTTGAATTCGATCCTTTACAAACATCAATACAAGGAAAACTAAATATAACAATCCAGGGTTCATGCGGATCCCGATTGAAATATGGAGTTGATAATAAAGGAGGAAAAGGCTTTTTTGTTAAAAAAATATTATATTGTTCTGGTATTGAAGGAACATACTTGGGAGAACTTAAAATTAAAAATAGATTTACAGATATTTTTGATACCTCTACTAATAAAGGAAAACCCGCTCCGTTTACATTAATAGAACCTTTTGAAATGCCAATGTATGAGATTCAATTATTTAAACCTTAA
- a CDS encoding DUF4280 domain-containing protein, producing MAEKHIVVQGAMCKCQFGQAPDKLKVLSHQKEYANDKDASKKLIVTTKEIGGATFEKNTFGNCTKNGGPPPPCKIMVTEWQKFYEKVQLSYGGYIILEDSKAICAVAGTPCIEIIDHGQKAEASQQNFKNADKDVQQQINPLVDTESMYNDQRNYGGEGHGI from the coding sequence ATGGCAGAAAAACATATTGTAGTACAAGGAGCGATGTGCAAGTGCCAGTTCGGGCAGGCTCCCGACAAACTTAAGGTACTTTCTCATCAGAAAGAATATGCTAATGATAAAGATGCATCCAAAAAACTGATCGTTACCACGAAGGAAATTGGAGGTGCAACTTTTGAAAAAAATACATTTGGAAACTGTACAAAAAATGGAGGCCCGCCACCGCCATGCAAAATCATGGTCACCGAATGGCAAAAATTCTATGAAAAAGTACAGCTTAGTTATGGCGGGTATATCATCCTGGAAGACAGTAAGGCTATCTGTGCCGTTGCAGGAACGCCCTGCATCGAAATCATAGATCATGGCCAAAAGGCAGAAGCCAGCCAGCAGAACTTTAAAAATGCCGATAAGGATGTACAACAACAGATTAATCCTTTGGTAGACACGGAATCAATGTATAATGATCAGCGCAACTACGGTGGAGAGGGTCACGGAATCTAA
- a CDS encoding T6SS phospholipase effector Tle1-like catalytic domain-containing protein, with amino-acid sequence MHNNQFGSYSPTISKEEVLDITIGVFFDGTLNNKTNTTERVNKTADYKKHGGVPGDNNSYNNDWSNVARMWNNYDKNYGIYIEGIGTEDAKGDQTLGYAFGTGATGIRSKVRKGCEEIVKKVKNIKSSKKADKIAVLTFDVFGFSRGAAAARNFVHEISKAKYKASSHTVSDDGITTTFYYDGDGNDVNSEELPKWGHLGLKLQEAGLTVDVLKVRFLGIYDTVSSYSKYLSPLPNFSNDVEELSLNDIGKAQTVIHFIAENEHRENFDLTKVRTGIEKTFPGVHCDVGGAYEDGEEIWEELETAWTISTSKLEALKKQLEHEGWFLDGQLTITSGFYWSLRSQRDLVKRFSFIPLHFMADYAVQKNLPITDKKMINETYSITADQLLVRVKARLEPYVMGSGQPYTFKTTEDLNKTYGGATIPQQRYADYQKELQEQKDLGELRNKYLHWSARREGIGMDPRPNRVRVIH; translated from the coding sequence ATGCACAACAATCAATTCGGAAGCTATAGCCCTACTATATCCAAAGAAGAAGTATTGGATATTACCATCGGGGTATTTTTTGACGGGACCTTAAATAATAAAACCAATACCACAGAAAGAGTAAATAAAACTGCGGACTATAAAAAGCATGGTGGTGTACCTGGTGATAATAACAGTTATAACAACGATTGGAGTAATGTAGCCCGAATGTGGAATAATTACGATAAAAACTATGGGATTTACATAGAGGGAATCGGGACAGAAGATGCAAAGGGAGATCAAACCTTAGGGTATGCCTTTGGTACGGGCGCCACCGGAATCAGGTCAAAAGTGAGAAAAGGCTGTGAAGAAATAGTAAAAAAAGTAAAAAATATCAAAAGCTCAAAAAAGGCAGATAAGATTGCCGTGCTTACCTTTGATGTCTTTGGTTTTAGCCGTGGAGCCGCTGCAGCCCGCAATTTTGTACACGAAATATCAAAAGCAAAATATAAAGCTTCTTCACATACCGTTTCAGATGATGGGATAACCACTACTTTTTATTACGATGGTGACGGGAATGATGTAAACTCGGAAGAACTTCCTAAATGGGGACATCTGGGCTTGAAACTACAGGAAGCAGGACTTACCGTTGATGTCTTAAAAGTAAGGTTTCTGGGAATTTACGATACAGTTTCCTCCTATTCAAAATATTTATCTCCTTTACCTAATTTCAGCAATGATGTAGAAGAACTGAGTCTTAATGATATTGGAAAAGCGCAGACCGTGATTCATTTTATTGCAGAAAACGAACATAGAGAGAATTTTGACCTTACCAAAGTACGTACAGGAATAGAGAAAACCTTTCCGGGAGTACACTGTGACGTTGGGGGCGCCTATGAAGACGGAGAAGAAATATGGGAAGAACTGGAAACGGCATGGACGATCAGTACTTCAAAACTGGAAGCATTGAAAAAACAACTTGAACATGAAGGATGGTTCCTTGATGGGCAGCTTACCATTACTTCAGGATTTTATTGGTCACTAAGAAGCCAACGTGATCTGGTAAAGAGATTTAGTTTTATTCCTTTACATTTTATGGCGGATTATGCGGTTCAGAAGAACCTTCCGATTACAGACAAAAAAATGATCAATGAAACCTATTCCATTACAGCAGATCAATTACTGGTAAGGGTGAAAGCTCGCTTGGAACCTTACGTAATGGGAAGCGGACAACCTTATACCTTTAAAACAACCGAAGATCTGAATAAAACTTATGGAGGGGCAACAATTCCGCAACAACGCTACGCCGATTATCAGAAAGAACTTCAGGAACAGAAAGATCTTGGAGAACTCCGAAATAAATACCTGCACTGGTCGGCAAGAAGAGAAGGAATCGGAATGGACCCAAGACCTAACAGAGTGAGAGTTATCCATTAA
- a CDS encoding DUF2931 family protein: MEEKYNWLGTVSAPQEYPMEIYKGAIVADDFTYGFDAIWGTQNTGWGNEGGTMSVETEKMDLPHQLEFTWYSLVEKKFYTGKWDLNKDKIKNLFEEGFVDQDTHKKTTYTSFIVGLAPKGKVVLWAKGPGNQKEIGAFQAHDTLISKEKAYTNAQYMFNEGFADRMLKDPSYKTFKPEIREKIEKEGYPAESIYETYRERFNWKPVVILPEGSEWLDFGFTNYNGEQENLFERSLKDDTYKERAIPKFCGFYWRDKNKNRYAVWIDSFDEKEIFELFQKIGNKEKIDLTIKVNDDNTQVSVSLITEKGEFPVTKAKIRLSRKID; this comes from the coding sequence ATGGAAGAAAAATACAACTGGTTGGGAACTGTTTCTGCACCGCAGGAATATCCCATGGAAATTTATAAAGGGGCTATTGTTGCAGATGATTTTACCTATGGTTTTGATGCTATTTGGGGAACGCAGAATACAGGCTGGGGAAATGAAGGCGGTACCATGAGCGTAGAAACCGAAAAAATGGACCTTCCCCACCAATTGGAATTTACCTGGTATTCTCTGGTCGAAAAAAAGTTTTATACCGGAAAATGGGACCTGAATAAGGATAAAATTAAAAACCTCTTTGAAGAAGGCTTTGTAGATCAGGATACCCATAAAAAAACTACTTATACTTCTTTTATTGTAGGATTGGCACCTAAAGGAAAAGTGGTTTTGTGGGCGAAGGGTCCCGGAAATCAAAAAGAAATTGGGGCTTTTCAGGCTCATGATACCCTTATTAGTAAGGAAAAAGCATATACCAATGCACAGTATATGTTTAATGAAGGCTTTGCAGACAGAATGCTGAAAGATCCATCCTACAAGACATTTAAGCCCGAAATTCGGGAAAAAATTGAAAAAGAAGGGTATCCGGCAGAAAGTATTTATGAAACGTATAGAGAAAGATTCAATTGGAAACCTGTGGTCATTCTTCCGGAGGGAAGTGAATGGCTGGACTTCGGATTTACCAATTACAATGGTGAGCAGGAGAATCTTTTCGAAAGAAGCTTAAAGGACGATACCTATAAAGAAAGAGCCATCCCTAAATTTTGTGGATTTTACTGGAGAGATAAGAATAAAAACAGATATGCCGTATGGATTGATTCCTTTGATGAAAAGGAAATTTTTGAACTATTTCAAAAAATAGGAAATAAAGAGAAGATCGATTTGACCATAAAGGTGAATGATGATAATACACAGGTCAGCGTATCTCTGATTACCGAGAAAGGAGAATTTCCTGTTACCAAGGCAAAGATCAGGTTATCCCGCAAAATAGACTAA